A stretch of Myceligenerans xiligouense DNA encodes these proteins:
- a CDS encoding GNAT family N-acetyltransferase: MTEETQIDTVRAFNRVVTERLGVLEDRYLSRDRSLGLDRMLWEIGADGIEVRELRDRLGLDSGYASRQLRALEREGLITVAASEQDSRVRRARLTASGLAELGVLDRLSDELVEEILTPLSERQRAELVDATVTVRRLFTASEVTIVPADPATAAARRAVHTYHRTLDERFDGGFNPDRSLTAAADALRAPSGRFFLAVLKDAAVGCVGVTTDGAHAEIKQLWVAPEVRGLGIGSRLLATAEEAAASLGAGVVRLETNGSLTEAIALYRARGYREVAPFNDESYAHHWFEKPLSAGPGGPSGHVGFLGLGIMGLPMARRLARGGIPLTVWNRTPKADEELAAAGARTASSVAEVFARCETVFVMLRNEAAVDQVLRGAPGTLAALVAGHTIVNMGTLSPGYSAALAAEVEQAGGHYVEAPVSGSRAPAEEGKLVAMVAGRTDVVRRVVPLLAPMCARTTACGPVPSGLTTKLAANVFLIALVTGLAEAFHFGEKHGLDPHLLRGVLDAGQMASPISRVKTAKLVADDLTAQAAISDVHMNAELIGEAAAAAGVNVPLSDVCRALYGDAVARGDGAVAMVGIVRTIAAT, translated from the coding sequence ATGACCGAGGAGACGCAGATCGACACCGTTCGCGCTTTCAACCGCGTCGTCACCGAGAGGCTCGGGGTCCTCGAGGATCGGTATCTCTCGCGTGATCGATCGCTGGGCCTGGATCGCATGCTGTGGGAAATCGGGGCCGACGGCATCGAGGTCCGCGAGCTGAGGGACCGTCTCGGACTCGACTCCGGATATGCCAGCCGGCAGCTTCGCGCGCTGGAGCGTGAGGGGCTGATCACGGTGGCGGCGTCGGAGCAGGACAGTCGCGTCCGCCGCGCGAGGCTGACCGCATCCGGGCTCGCGGAGCTGGGCGTCCTGGACCGGCTCTCGGACGAGCTGGTCGAGGAGATCCTGACTCCGCTCAGCGAGCGTCAACGCGCGGAGCTCGTGGACGCCACCGTGACCGTACGACGCCTGTTCACGGCGTCGGAGGTGACGATCGTCCCGGCGGATCCGGCAACGGCCGCGGCGCGACGGGCCGTGCACACCTACCACCGGACCCTCGACGAGCGCTTCGACGGCGGGTTCAACCCGGACCGGAGCCTGACCGCCGCCGCCGACGCGCTTCGTGCGCCCTCGGGGCGGTTCTTCCTCGCGGTGCTGAAGGACGCTGCGGTCGGATGCGTCGGTGTCACCACCGACGGCGCCCACGCGGAGATCAAGCAACTGTGGGTGGCACCCGAGGTGCGTGGCCTCGGAATCGGAAGCCGTCTGCTCGCGACGGCCGAGGAGGCCGCCGCGTCGCTCGGGGCAGGCGTGGTCCGGCTCGAGACCAACGGATCTCTCACGGAGGCGATCGCCCTGTACCGGGCTCGCGGGTACCGCGAGGTTGCCCCGTTCAACGATGAATCCTACGCGCACCACTGGTTCGAGAAGCCACTGAGCGCCGGCCCCGGCGGCCCGTCGGGCCACGTCGGTTTCCTCGGGCTGGGCATCATGGGCCTGCCCATGGCTCGACGGCTGGCACGCGGCGGCATCCCGCTGACCGTGTGGAACCGGACACCGAAGGCCGACGAGGAACTCGCCGCCGCCGGCGCGCGCACGGCTTCCTCCGTCGCCGAGGTCTTCGCGCGGTGCGAGACCGTGTTCGTGATGCTTCGCAACGAAGCCGCCGTCGACCAGGTCCTCCGCGGTGCCCCCGGAACGCTCGCCGCCCTCGTCGCCGGGCACACGATCGTCAACATGGGCACCCTGTCGCCCGGGTACTCTGCGGCGCTCGCCGCAGAGGTCGAGCAGGCCGGCGGGCACTACGTCGAGGCCCCGGTGTCCGGGTCGCGCGCGCCTGCCGAGGAGGGCAAGCTCGTCGCGATGGTCGCCGGCCGGACCGACGTCGTCCGGCGCGTGGTCCCGCTGCTCGCCCCGATGTGCGCGCGGACCACCGCCTGTGGCCCCGTCCCTTCCGGTCTCACCACGAAGCTCGCCGCCAACGTGTTCCTCATCGCCCTCGTGACCGGGCTTGCCGAGGCCTTTCACTTCGGCGAGAAGCACGGCCTCGACCCGCACCTGCTCCGGGGCGTCCTCGATGCCGGGCAGATGGCCTCTCCCATCTCCCGTGTCAAGACGGCCAAGCTGGTCGCGGACGACCTCACGGCGCAGGCGGCGATCTCCGACGTGCACATGAACGCCGAGCTCATCGGCGAGGCCGCGGCCGCCGCGGGCGTGAACGTCCCGCTCAGCGACGTGTGCCGGGCGCTCTACGGAGACGCTGTCGCACGTGGCGACGGCGCCGTCGCCATGGTCGGCATCGTCCGTACGATCGCCGCTACCTGA
- a CDS encoding HAD-IA family hydrolase, giving the protein MAPRLSPASRQAVVFDVLGTLVDQAGSLRDEVAEAAGVAVTDAAPIVEAWLGHVARQERAIVDGERPFVPGRVLDLEALRWLADGGLLPSAAVERLTSASERLRPWPDTVGALDRLSRDVTVMGLSNADRRTLAGLSGNRGLRWHQVLSAQDAGTYKPAAALYATAVAAAPSDAGTPIMVAAHAWDLRAAAAAGMRTAYVPRPGGDAPVPGDSFDIHAADLRELHGRLTAGE; this is encoded by the coding sequence ATGGCACCCCGACTCTCCCCGGCCTCGCGGCAGGCCGTGGTGTTCGACGTCCTCGGCACGCTGGTGGACCAGGCCGGAAGCCTCCGGGACGAGGTGGCCGAAGCGGCGGGTGTCGCCGTCACCGACGCGGCGCCGATCGTCGAGGCCTGGCTCGGCCACGTCGCGCGGCAGGAACGGGCGATCGTCGACGGGGAGCGCCCGTTCGTTCCCGGGCGGGTACTCGACCTGGAGGCGCTGCGGTGGCTGGCCGACGGAGGGCTGCTGCCGTCCGCGGCCGTCGAGCGGCTCACCTCCGCCTCCGAGCGGCTACGGCCGTGGCCGGACACCGTCGGCGCACTGGACCGGCTCAGCCGCGACGTCACGGTGATGGGTCTGTCGAACGCCGACCGGCGCACCCTGGCCGGGCTCAGCGGCAACCGAGGGCTCCGCTGGCACCAGGTGCTGTCCGCCCAGGACGCGGGCACCTACAAGCCCGCCGCGGCGTTGTACGCGACGGCCGTGGCCGCGGCGCCGTCCGACGCCGGAACACCGATCATGGTCGCCGCCCACGCCTGGGACCTCCGGGCGGCGGCCGCCGCGGGGATGCGCACGGCCTACGTGCCGCGCCCTGGCGGCGACGCGCCGGTGCCCGGCGACTCCTTCGACATCCACGCCGCTGACCTCCGGGAACTGCACGGCCGCCTCACCGCGGGCGAGTGA
- a CDS encoding glutamate decarboxylase has product MSSRPRDIELNPIFARPGETTSAPRDRFPGGPMLPETAYQLVHDDAMLDGNARLNLATFVSTWMDEHADKLYAAAYDKNMIDKDEYPATAAIETYCWKMLADLWHAPDPDRAVGCSTTGSSEACMLAGLALKRRWAERRRDAGLPAERPNLVLSSAVQVCWEKFCNFFEVEPRYVPISDGHPTLDGDTVRDHVDENTIGVVAIMGVTYTGMYEPVARIAAALDVLASETGVDVPIHVDGASGAMIAPFVQPDLAWDFRVERVASISTSGHKYGLVYPGVGWVAWRDAGLLPESLVFRVSYLGGDMPTFALNFSRPGAQVLLQYYTFLRHGVSGFTDIQSATLDVARHLAREIGGAGPFEPWNETLDLPVLAWRLRPADDGGARPWTLYDLSDRLRMHGWQVPAYPLPANLEDVTVQRVVVRNGLGMDLADRLLDDLRTAAAHLESTPPSRPTTDRDRASAFHH; this is encoded by the coding sequence ATGAGCAGTCGTCCGCGTGACATCGAGCTGAACCCGATCTTCGCCCGGCCGGGTGAGACGACGTCGGCCCCGCGGGACCGCTTCCCCGGCGGCCCCATGCTGCCCGAGACCGCCTACCAGCTCGTGCACGACGACGCCATGCTCGACGGCAACGCCCGCCTCAACCTCGCCACGTTCGTCTCCACCTGGATGGACGAACACGCCGACAAGCTCTACGCCGCCGCCTACGACAAGAACATGATCGACAAGGACGAGTACCCCGCCACGGCGGCGATCGAGACCTACTGCTGGAAGATGCTGGCCGACCTGTGGCACGCGCCCGACCCGGACCGCGCGGTCGGGTGCTCCACGACGGGCTCGTCGGAGGCGTGCATGCTCGCCGGGCTGGCACTGAAGCGCCGCTGGGCGGAACGGCGCCGCGACGCCGGCCTCCCGGCGGAGCGGCCCAACCTGGTGCTCAGCTCCGCGGTGCAGGTCTGCTGGGAGAAGTTCTGCAACTTCTTCGAGGTGGAGCCGCGGTACGTGCCGATCAGCGACGGCCACCCCACGCTCGACGGCGACACGGTGCGTGACCACGTCGACGAGAACACGATCGGCGTGGTCGCGATCATGGGCGTCACCTACACCGGGATGTACGAGCCGGTGGCGCGGATCGCGGCCGCGCTGGACGTCCTCGCGTCGGAGACCGGCGTCGACGTGCCGATCCACGTCGACGGCGCGTCCGGCGCGATGATCGCGCCGTTCGTGCAGCCCGACCTCGCCTGGGACTTCCGGGTGGAACGTGTCGCCTCGATCAGCACGTCGGGCCACAAGTACGGGCTCGTCTACCCGGGCGTGGGGTGGGTGGCATGGCGCGACGCCGGGCTCCTGCCGGAGTCGCTGGTGTTCCGCGTCAGCTACCTCGGCGGCGACATGCCGACGTTCGCCCTGAACTTCTCCCGGCCCGGCGCGCAGGTCCTGCTGCAGTACTACACGTTCCTGCGGCACGGCGTCAGCGGGTTCACGGACATCCAGAGCGCGACGCTCGACGTCGCCCGCCACCTCGCACGCGAGATCGGCGGGGCGGGACCGTTCGAGCCGTGGAACGAGACCCTGGACCTCCCGGTCCTCGCGTGGCGCCTACGCCCGGCCGACGACGGCGGCGCGCGGCCGTGGACCCTCTACGACCTCTCGGACCGGCTCCGCATGCACGGCTGGCAGGTGCCGGCCTACCCCCTGCCCGCGAATCTGGAGGACGTCACCGTCCAGCGCGTCGTGGTGCGCAACGGCCTGGGCATGGACCTCGCGGACCGGCTGCTCGACGACCTCCGCACCGCCGCCGCGCACCTGGAGTCCACCCCGCCGAGCCGGCCCACCACGGACCGCGACCGCGCCTCGGCGTTCCACCACTGA
- a CDS encoding RICIN domain-containing protein gives MYDAGPPARAGAATVLTWLVAGALVLGAILATTWLLSRDGVRSPDGAGPTPAVSSAEPVVRESAGATERPGAGPSAEPSDEPSPAPPADPPVVALTGSGSGRCLDVPGANFADGVALQIFDCNDGVAQQWTVTAAGELRIGGTKCLDDASGGADGTPVTVQECHGGDNQRWSAPGDGTVRGVATGLCLDVEAAGTENGSPVNVYGCHLGPNQLWGIG, from the coding sequence ATGTACGACGCCGGACCGCCGGCCCGGGCCGGCGCGGCGACCGTGCTCACATGGCTGGTCGCCGGGGCGCTCGTGCTCGGCGCGATCCTTGCCACCACGTGGCTGTTGAGCAGGGACGGCGTGAGGTCGCCCGACGGCGCGGGTCCCACCCCGGCCGTGAGCTCGGCCGAGCCGGTCGTGCGCGAGTCCGCCGGAGCGACGGAGCGGCCGGGCGCCGGGCCGAGCGCGGAGCCGAGCGACGAGCCCAGCCCGGCCCCACCCGCGGACCCGCCGGTCGTCGCGCTCACGGGCAGTGGTTCGGGGCGTTGCCTCGACGTACCGGGCGCGAACTTCGCCGACGGCGTCGCGCTGCAGATCTTCGACTGCAACGACGGCGTCGCCCAGCAGTGGACGGTCACGGCCGCGGGCGAGCTGCGTATCGGGGGCACGAAGTGCCTGGACGACGCCAGCGGCGGGGCGGACGGCACCCCTGTCACCGTCCAGGAGTGTCACGGCGGCGACAACCAGCGGTGGAGCGCCCCGGGCGACGGCACCGTACGCGGCGTCGCCACGGGACTCTGTCTGGACGTCGAGGCAGCGGGCACGGAGAACGGGAGCCCCGTCAACGTGTACGGGTGCCACCTGGGCCCGAACCAGCTCTGGGGCATCGGCTGA
- a CDS encoding DUF418 domain-containing protein, whose amino-acid sequence MSTTLTRGPVRAAERAPAPDLARGFMLLLIAVANTPFYLWGREISASSSHPVGGSWLDQATDFFVITVVDMRIYPMFAFMFGYGMMQLYSRQIAAGTSERRARRLLQFRNLWLLAFGFVHAALLWMGDVLGAYGLAGLLLVWLFLRRTDTTLITWASVLLGLLAIGTVLAVGGAYLTAQLPPAEAAELETAFAIDDASISQDSYLASIGPRLSLWAYVTVGQGLAGLVVPTMILLAFWAGRRGILENPGDHLPLLRRVAAIGITIGVLGGLPSALDHVGVRDVPDAASWVFFFVQGFTGFFAGLGYVALFGLVGHGVARRRRRAGAPAPGDRPASALRIDGPVAGALQAVGKRSLTCYLLQSVLCAPVLTAWGLGLGQHLSSWSMFLYAVGVWAVTVVFAVWQENRGARGPAEVLLRRLAYGRPRS is encoded by the coding sequence GTGTCGACCACCCTCACCCGCGGCCCGGTCCGCGCCGCCGAACGCGCCCCCGCCCCCGACCTCGCCCGCGGCTTCATGCTGCTGCTGATCGCCGTTGCGAACACCCCGTTCTACCTGTGGGGCCGCGAGATCTCGGCGAGCAGCTCCCACCCCGTGGGCGGGTCGTGGCTCGACCAGGCCACCGACTTCTTCGTCATCACCGTCGTCGACATGCGCATCTACCCGATGTTCGCGTTCATGTTCGGCTACGGGATGATGCAGCTGTACTCCCGCCAGATCGCGGCGGGGACCTCCGAGAGGCGTGCCCGGCGCCTGCTCCAGTTCCGCAACCTGTGGCTCCTGGCCTTCGGGTTCGTCCACGCGGCCCTGCTCTGGATGGGGGACGTCCTGGGCGCGTACGGCCTGGCCGGGCTGCTGCTGGTGTGGCTCTTCCTGCGCCGCACCGACACCACGCTCATCACGTGGGCGTCCGTGCTGCTGGGCCTGCTCGCGATCGGCACCGTCCTCGCCGTCGGCGGCGCGTACCTCACCGCGCAGCTCCCACCCGCCGAGGCCGCCGAGCTGGAGACCGCGTTCGCGATCGACGACGCGTCGATCTCCCAGGACTCCTACCTCGCGTCCATCGGCCCCCGGCTCAGCCTGTGGGCCTACGTGACGGTGGGGCAGGGCCTCGCGGGGCTGGTGGTCCCGACGATGATCCTGCTCGCGTTCTGGGCCGGACGCCGCGGCATCCTCGAGAACCCCGGCGACCACCTGCCGCTGCTGCGCCGGGTCGCGGCGATCGGCATCACGATCGGCGTGCTCGGTGGCCTTCCGAGCGCGCTCGACCACGTCGGCGTGCGGGACGTGCCGGACGCCGCGTCCTGGGTCTTCTTCTTCGTCCAGGGCTTCACGGGGTTCTTCGCCGGTCTGGGATACGTCGCACTGTTCGGTCTCGTGGGGCACGGCGTCGCCCGGCGCCGCCGCCGCGCCGGAGCGCCCGCGCCCGGCGACCGGCCCGCGAGCGCACTGCGGATCGACGGTCCGGTGGCGGGTGCGCTGCAGGCGGTGGGCAAGCGGTCCCTGACCTGTTACCTGCTGCAGTCGGTGCTGTGCGCGCCGGTCCTCACCGCCTGGGGCCTCGGCCTGGGGCAGCACCTGTCGTCCTGGTCGATGTTCCTGTACGCCGTGGGGGTCTGGGCGGTCACGGTCGTGTTCGCCGTCTGGCAGGAGAATCGCGGGGCGCGGGGCCCGGCGGAGGTCCTGCTGCGCAGGCTGGCGTACGGCCGCCCACGTTCCTGA
- a CDS encoding ArsR/SmtB family transcription factor: protein MLRIHFTADDLGRVRLAAGADPLWETRLSARLVNDPVGSRAELGRWRAAVVRDLPRQALPYLHLTPPRGYCPDFLVPEAGSDDLASGVDAVLGTPTGRMAAELARLDVGRPMSGWVHHLAGGKRPALNGLRATITAYHRHAVAPVWERVRSAVETDRAARAHTLVTAGAQDALAALHPAATWSGRTLRVDDGRPDRDIHLAGRGLRLVPSYFCGQVPVTFADPALEPTLVLPVAHAPYGDDRDGRATGSLSLLLGRTRAAALRALVTPVTTGALARRTATSPASASQHAAVLRQAGLVVSRRDGRYVVHTLTSLGARLLAATDRGEVVTRRQPVPKPVPKPVPEPAADESVAASCAEGVPG, encoded by the coding sequence ATGCTGCGGATCCATTTCACCGCCGACGACCTCGGGCGCGTCCGGCTGGCGGCGGGGGCCGACCCCCTCTGGGAGACGCGGCTGAGCGCGCGCCTGGTGAACGATCCGGTCGGGTCGCGGGCGGAGCTCGGGCGGTGGCGTGCGGCGGTGGTCCGGGACCTCCCGCGGCAGGCGCTGCCGTACCTGCATCTCACGCCGCCGCGCGGGTACTGCCCGGACTTCCTGGTCCCGGAGGCCGGCAGCGACGACCTCGCGTCCGGGGTCGACGCCGTACTCGGCACGCCGACGGGGCGGATGGCCGCGGAGCTGGCGCGGCTCGACGTCGGCAGGCCCATGTCCGGCTGGGTGCACCACCTCGCCGGCGGCAAACGGCCCGCGCTGAACGGCCTCCGGGCGACGATCACCGCGTACCACCGGCACGCCGTCGCGCCGGTGTGGGAGCGGGTGCGGTCCGCCGTGGAGACGGACCGTGCCGCTCGGGCGCACACGCTGGTGACGGCCGGGGCGCAGGACGCGCTCGCCGCGCTGCACCCGGCGGCCACCTGGTCGGGGCGGACGTTGCGGGTCGACGACGGGAGACCGGACCGGGACATCCACCTGGCGGGCCGCGGCCTCCGGCTCGTTCCGTCCTACTTCTGCGGGCAGGTGCCCGTCACGTTCGCGGACCCGGCGCTGGAACCGACGCTCGTCCTCCCGGTGGCGCACGCCCCGTACGGTGACGACCGGGACGGCCGGGCCACCGGGTCCCTCTCCCTCCTGCTGGGGCGCACACGCGCCGCGGCCCTGCGTGCGCTGGTGACGCCGGTGACGACGGGAGCCCTGGCGCGCCGCACGGCGACCTCGCCCGCGTCGGCGTCGCAGCATGCCGCCGTGCTCCGCCAGGCGGGGCTGGTCGTGTCGCGGCGTGACGGGCGCTACGTGGTCCACACCCTCACGTCCCTGGGCGCCCGGCTGCTGGCGGCGACCGATCGCGGGGAGGTCGTCACGCGGCGGCAGCCGGTCCCGAAGCCGGTCCCGAAGCCGGTCCCGGAGCCGGCGGCCGACGAGAGCGTCGCGGCCTCGTGCGCGGAGGGGGTCCCGGGCTGA